From the Hevea brasiliensis isolate MT/VB/25A 57/8 chromosome 15, ASM3005281v1, whole genome shotgun sequence genome, one window contains:
- the LOC110656591 gene encoding mitochondrial inner membrane protease ATP23, with the protein MAQQPAHTYGASGRTIEECQDMIRRSLRTPIVKFLKEHLEKAGCGVGDNFIKAVNCDKKISGGYVRGEGIMVCSNHMNIQDEVNQVVIHELIHAYDDCRAANLDWSNCAHHACSEIRAGHLSGDCHYKRELLRGYMKIRGHEQECVRRRVMKSVIANPYCSEAAAKDAMEAVWDVCYNDTKPFDRAP; encoded by the exons ATGGCGCAGCAACCCGCCCACACCTATGGCGCCAGCGGCCGAACGATAGAAGAATGCCAGGATATGATTCGACGAAGTCTCAGAA CTCCGATTGTGAAATTTTTGAAGGAGCATTTGGAGAAAGCAGGGTGTGGAGTTGGGGACAATTTCATTAAGGCTGTTAATTGTGATAAGAAGATTAGTGGTGGTTATGTTCGTGGTGAAGGG ATAATGGTGTGCAGTAATCACATGAACATTCAAGATGAGGTCAACCAAGTGGTTATACATGAATTGATTCACGCATACGATGACTGCCGCGCTGCAAACTTGGACTGGTCTAATTGTGCCCATCATGCCTGTAGTGAG ATTCGTGCTGGCCATCTAAGCGGAGATTGCCACTATAAAAGGGAACTGCTGCGCGGTTACATGAAAATAAGAGGTCATGAGCAG GAATGTGTGAGAAGAAGAGTGATGAAATCAGTGATTGCCAACCCATACTGCTCAGAAGCAGCTGCAAAGGATGCCATGGAAGCTGTCTGGGATGTCTGCTACAATGATACAAAGCCATTTGATAGGGCTCCTTGA